A genomic segment from Desulfovibrio aminophilus DSM 12254 encodes:
- the rpmI gene encoding 50S ribosomal protein L35: MPKLKTNRSAAKRFSVTGSGKFKRRRKNLRHILTKKNAKRKRRLGQSTVADSTNEKGLRRLMPYA, from the coding sequence ATGCCCAAGCTCAAGACCAACCGCAGCGCCGCCAAGCGCTTCAGCGTCACGGGCAGTGGCAAGTTCAAGCGCCGCCGCAAGAACCTGCGCCACATCCTGACCAAGAAGAACGCCAAGCGCAAGCGTCGTCTCGGCCAGTCCACCGTTGCGGACTCCACCAACGAGAAGGGACTGCGCCGCCTGATGCCCTACGCCTAG
- the infC gene encoding translation initiation factor IF-3, giving the protein MKDDGVRRNERIRIPQIRVIDDDGSQLGIMATADALRHAQEKGLDLVEVSPNADPPVCRIMDFGKFKYQQQKRQQEAKKKQTVIQIKEVKFRPKTDEHDYQTKLKHIKRFLEDGDRVKATVFFRGREIVHKDRGQNMLDRVVEDLREIAKMEQGAQFEGRTMNIMLAPIKK; this is encoded by the coding sequence ATTAAGGATGATGGAGTCCGCCGCAACGAGCGGATTCGCATTCCTCAGATCCGGGTCATTGACGATGATGGTTCCCAGCTCGGGATCATGGCCACGGCTGACGCTTTGCGTCACGCTCAGGAGAAGGGTCTCGACCTCGTGGAGGTTTCGCCCAACGCCGATCCGCCGGTCTGCCGCATCATGGACTTCGGCAAGTTCAAGTACCAGCAGCAGAAACGGCAGCAGGAAGCCAAGAAGAAACAGACAGTCATTCAGATCAAGGAAGTGAAGTTCCGGCCCAAGACCGACGAGCACGACTACCAGACGAAGCTCAAGCATATCAAGCGCTTCCTGGAAGACGGCGACCGCGTCAAGGCCACCGTGTTCTTCCGGGGGCGGGAGATCGTGCATAAGGACAGGGGACAGAACATGCTGGACCGCGTGGTGGAAGACCTGCGCGAGATAGCGAAGATGGAGCAGGGGGCCCAGTTCGAGGGCCGGACCATGAACATCATGCTGGCCCCGATCAAGAAATAG
- a CDS encoding tetratricopeptide repeat protein, giving the protein MSEQQFANVDEYIADLKAKLQKNGECGNTWYNLGVALLSKRDFLEAERAFREAVGNSPKLAEAYVQLGGIAMHRGDLGSCLSYNVQATQVRPFFAVPWGNIGFCHLQQGDSEKAVKALEKAIKYDPNFVQAMATKGSAHFQRGELDDAARDLEKAVSLQPMFGPAWNNLALVHAEKGEWAKADECVKKAQESGYEVPAEFLQEIASNL; this is encoded by the coding sequence ATGTCCGAACAGCAGTTCGCCAACGTGGACGAATACATCGCCGACCTGAAGGCCAAGCTCCAGAAGAACGGGGAGTGCGGCAACACCTGGTACAATCTGGGCGTGGCCCTGCTCTCCAAGCGCGACTTCCTGGAGGCCGAGCGGGCCTTCCGCGAGGCCGTGGGCAACTCGCCCAAGCTGGCCGAGGCCTATGTGCAACTCGGCGGCATCGCCATGCACCGGGGCGATCTGGGATCCTGCCTGAGCTACAACGTTCAGGCCACCCAGGTGCGGCCCTTCTTCGCCGTGCCCTGGGGCAACATCGGCTTCTGCCATCTTCAGCAGGGCGACTCGGAGAAGGCCGTCAAGGCTCTGGAGAAGGCCATCAAGTACGACCCGAACTTCGTGCAGGCCATGGCCACCAAGGGCAGCGCGCATTTCCAGCGCGGTGAGCTGGACGACGCCGCCCGGGATCTGGAGAAGGCCGTGTCGCTTCAGCCCATGTTCGGCCCGGCCTGGAACAACCTGGCCCTGGTGCATGCCGAGAAGGGCGAGTGGGCCAAGGCCGACGAGTGCGTGAAGAAGGCCCAGGAATCCGGCTACGAGGTTCCGGCCGAGTTCCTGCAAGAGATCGCGTCCAACCTCTAG
- a CDS encoding DVU0298 family protein gives MSGFRQLKQTVRAILAAPDWSARLDELAAWPPAQLTGPLFGLLLDRDEEIRWRAVEAFGLTAARLADSGMEQARVLMRSCMWRLNEESGNLGWGIPECIGASLARHEGLAREYHRILCSYIFDDPARDGNYLDHALLRRGAYWGIARLAQVRPALVESARPFLLTALNDADPGNRGLAAWALGILGAAEALSGLRALAGDEASFPLFRDGEVRRATVGGLAEEAAGIVEKSA, from the coding sequence ATGTCCGGTTTCCGGCAGCTGAAGCAGACGGTTCGGGCGATCCTGGCCGCGCCGGACTGGAGCGCCCGCCTGGACGAGCTGGCCGCCTGGCCGCCTGCGCAGCTCACCGGGCCGCTTTTCGGACTTCTGCTGGACCGGGACGAGGAGATCCGCTGGCGGGCGGTGGAGGCCTTCGGGCTGACCGCCGCGCGGCTCGCCGACTCCGGCATGGAGCAGGCCCGGGTGCTCATGCGCTCGTGCATGTGGCGGCTCAACGAGGAATCAGGCAACCTGGGCTGGGGCATCCCGGAGTGCATCGGCGCGAGCCTCGCGCGGCACGAGGGCCTGGCCCGGGAATATCACCGCATCCTCTGTTCCTACATTTTCGACGACCCGGCGCGGGACGGCAACTATCTGGACCACGCCCTGCTGCGGCGCGGGGCCTACTGGGGCATCGCCCGCCTGGCCCAGGTCCGGCCCGCCTTGGTGGAGTCGGCCCGACCGTTCCTGCTGACGGCCCTGAACGACGCCGACCCGGGCAACCGGGGGCTGGCGGCCTGGGCCCTGGGCATCCTGGGGGCCGCCGAAGCCCTGTCCGGGCTGCGCGCCCTGGCGGGGGACGAGGCGTCCTTCCCGTTGTTCCGCGACGGGGAAGTGCGCCGGGCCACGGTGGGCGGGCTGGCCGAGGAGGCCGCCGGGATCGTGGAGAAATCCGCTTGA
- a CDS encoding YkgJ family cysteine cluster protein, with the protein MSLDFTEFFKKYEAIIGEADKVFETVKVQSGDRVRCKEGCSDCCHALFDLTLIEALYVNHHFNSSYSGLERSRILDRADEADRAVHKFKRDMFKASQAGTSTEDILREAARAKVRCPLLNDDDLCALYARRPVTCRIYGVPTAIGGAAHTCGRSGFEPGGKYPTVFLDKLQDRLYLLSHELATAIGSRYRELGAVLVPLSMALLTSYDEEYLGLAAPKAEPKPDFSAALLKEPVKDEACGSCDKDSSACASCKEKSFSITIGGPDAGGKED; encoded by the coding sequence ATGTCGCTGGACTTCACCGAATTCTTCAAGAAATACGAGGCGATCATAGGCGAGGCCGACAAGGTCTTCGAGACGGTCAAGGTCCAATCCGGGGACCGGGTGCGCTGCAAGGAAGGCTGCAGCGATTGCTGTCACGCCCTCTTCGACCTGACCCTCATCGAGGCCCTCTACGTCAACCACCATTTCAACTCCTCCTACTCCGGCCTGGAGCGTTCACGCATCCTGGACCGGGCCGACGAGGCCGACCGCGCCGTGCACAAATTCAAGCGCGACATGTTCAAGGCCTCCCAGGCGGGAACCTCCACCGAGGACATTTTGCGCGAGGCCGCCCGGGCCAAGGTCCGCTGTCCGCTGCTGAACGACGACGACCTGTGCGCCCTCTACGCGCGCCGTCCCGTGACCTGCCGCATCTACGGCGTACCCACGGCCATCGGCGGCGCCGCGCACACCTGCGGTCGTTCCGGCTTCGAGCCCGGGGGCAAGTATCCCACCGTGTTCCTGGACAAGCTCCAGGACCGGCTCTACCTCCTGAGCCACGAGCTGGCCACGGCCATCGGCAGCCGCTACCGTGAGCTGGGCGCGGTGCTCGTGCCCCTGTCCATGGCCCTGCTGACCAGCTACGACGAGGAATATCTGGGCCTGGCCGCGCCCAAGGCCGAGCCCAAGCCGGACTTCTCCGCCGCCCTGCTCAAGGAGCCGGTCAAGGATGAGGCCTGCGGCTCCTGCGACAAGGATTCCTCGGCCTGCGCCTCCTGCAAGGAGAAATCCTTCAGCATCACCATCGGCGGCCCGGATGCGGGCGGCAAGGAGGACTGA
- the thrS gene encoding threonine--tRNA ligase → MQVEVAGQNVEVEKGGVIGDVLKSVLSNKQYKNTVVARCGGALLDLTAPVPEDCPALEPVSAESPEGLDVIRHSTAHLMAEAVKKLFPQAKVTIGPSIENGFYYDFEFERPFTPEDLEAIEAEMTRSVGADKPFSRRNVTADEASRLFDAEGENYKVELIRDLGAPEVSLYTHGGFTDLCRGPHVPRTGLLKAFKLLTVAGAYWRGDEKNPQLQRIYGTAWANPKDLAKHLHQLEEAKKRDHRKLGTQLDLFSFHEEAGAGFVFWHPKGALLRAILEDFERKEHLKRGYEFVQGPLLLKRDLWERSGHYDNYRENMYFTEIDEQAYGVKPMNCLAHMIIYKSRIRSYRDLPKRFFEHGVVHRHEKSGVLHGLLRVRSFTQDDAHIICRPDQLQDEIIGVVNFVRDVMSLFDFDFTAEISTRPEKSIGSDEDWERATEALTNALDTMGLPYEINEGDGAFYGPKIDIKIKDALGRSWQCATVQCDFTLPDRFDLMYVGEDGDRHRPVMIHRVILGSVERFIGVLTEHFAGAFPVWLSPVQARIVTVTDAQNPFAEKVLRFLREKGIRAEADLRNEKLGYKIREAQLEKIPYMLVVGDKEVEAGAVNVRLREGGDPGMKPLEDAAAMILDAAQEPFKRGGMRYSFSTATGPAD, encoded by the coding sequence GTGCAGGTCGAGGTCGCGGGACAGAATGTCGAGGTGGAGAAGGGTGGCGTCATCGGTGACGTGCTCAAGTCCGTTCTGTCCAACAAGCAATACAAGAATACCGTTGTCGCCCGCTGCGGCGGAGCGCTCCTGGACCTGACCGCCCCCGTTCCCGAGGACTGCCCGGCCCTTGAACCCGTCTCCGCCGAGAGCCCCGAGGGACTGGACGTGATCCGTCACTCCACGGCCCACCTCATGGCCGAGGCCGTGAAGAAGCTCTTCCCCCAGGCCAAGGTGACCATCGGGCCGTCCATCGAGAACGGCTTCTACTACGATTTCGAGTTCGAGCGTCCATTCACGCCCGAGGATCTGGAGGCCATCGAGGCCGAGATGACCCGGAGCGTGGGCGCGGACAAGCCCTTCTCGCGCCGGAACGTCACGGCGGACGAGGCCTCTCGGTTGTTCGACGCCGAGGGCGAAAATTACAAGGTGGAGCTGATCCGCGACCTGGGCGCGCCCGAGGTTTCCCTCTACACCCACGGCGGTTTCACCGACCTCTGCCGGGGCCCGCATGTGCCCCGCACGGGTCTGCTCAAGGCCTTCAAGCTGCTCACCGTGGCCGGAGCCTATTGGCGCGGCGACGAGAAGAACCCTCAGCTCCAGCGCATCTACGGCACGGCCTGGGCCAACCCCAAGGATCTGGCCAAGCATCTGCACCAACTGGAGGAGGCCAAGAAGCGCGACCACCGCAAACTGGGAACCCAGCTCGACCTGTTCAGCTTCCACGAGGAGGCCGGGGCGGGCTTCGTCTTCTGGCATCCCAAGGGCGCGCTCCTGCGGGCCATTCTGGAGGACTTCGAGCGCAAGGAGCACCTCAAGCGCGGCTACGAGTTCGTGCAGGGCCCGCTGCTGCTCAAGCGCGACCTCTGGGAACGCTCGGGTCACTACGACAACTACCGTGAGAACATGTATTTCACGGAGATCGACGAGCAGGCCTACGGCGTCAAGCCCATGAACTGCTTGGCGCACATGATCATCTACAAGTCGCGCATCCGCAGCTACCGCGACCTGCCCAAGCGCTTCTTCGAGCACGGCGTGGTCCACCGCCACGAGAAGTCCGGCGTGCTTCACGGGCTGTTGCGCGTGCGTTCCTTCACCCAGGACGACGCGCACATCATCTGCCGCCCGGACCAGCTCCAGGACGAGATCATCGGCGTGGTGAACTTCGTGCGCGACGTCATGAGCCTCTTCGACTTCGACTTCACCGCCGAGATCAGCACCCGGCCGGAGAAGTCCATCGGCAGCGACGAGGACTGGGAGCGCGCCACCGAAGCCCTGACCAACGCCCTGGACACCATGGGCCTGCCCTATGAGATCAATGAGGGCGACGGCGCCTTCTACGGGCCGAAGATCGACATCAAGATCAAGGACGCCCTGGGCCGCAGTTGGCAGTGCGCCACGGTGCAGTGCGACTTCACCTTGCCCGATCGCTTCGATTTGATGTATGTGGGAGAGGATGGGGACCGCCATCGCCCGGTGATGATCCACCGGGTCATCCTGGGGTCGGTGGAGCGCTTCATCGGTGTGCTCACCGAGCACTTCGCCGGAGCCTTCCCGGTCTGGCTCTCGCCGGTGCAGGCCCGCATCGTCACCGTCACGGACGCCCAGAACCCGTTCGCGGAAAAGGTCTTGCGGTTTTTACGGGAAAAGGGCATTCGTGCCGAAGCGGATTTGCGCAACGAAAAGCTGGGCTACAAGATTCGCGAGGCCCAGCTTGAGAAGATTCCATACATGCTTGTCGTCGGCGACAAGGAAGTGGAGGCCGGGGCTGTCAACGTGCGTCTGCGCGAAGGCGGCGATCCCGGCATGAAGCCGCTGGAAGACGCGGCGGCCATGATCCTTGACGCCGCCCAGGAACCTTTCAAACGCGGAGGGATGCGCTATAGCTTTTCCACGGCGACAGGGCCCGCCGATTAA
- the rplT gene encoding 50S ribosomal protein L20 has protein sequence MRVKRGLAAHRRHKKFLKMAKGYRGSGRRLYVTARERVEKALVFAYRDRKNRKREFRKLWIVRINAGARLCGLSYSRMMNGLKKAGIELNRKVLADMAVRDKDVFAKIAEAAKAQVA, from the coding sequence ATGAGAGTCAAACGTGGTCTCGCCGCCCATCGGCGACACAAGAAATTCCTGAAGATGGCCAAGGGCTACCGTGGTTCCGGGCGGCGTTTGTACGTCACCGCCCGGGAGCGTGTCGAAAAGGCCCTGGTTTTCGCCTACCGCGACCGCAAGAACCGCAAGCGCGAATTCCGCAAGCTCTGGATCGTGCGCATCAACGCCGGCGCCCGCCTGTGCGGCCTGTCCTACAGCCGTATGATGAACGGCCTGAAGAAGGCCGGAATCGAGCTGAACCGCAAGGTGCTGGCCGACATGGCCGTGCGCGACAAGGACGTGTTCGCCAAGATCGCCGAGGCCGCCAAGGCCCAGGTGGCGTAG
- the pheS gene encoding phenylalanine--tRNA ligase subunit alpha: MESLDDLARACEERRGQVSSLKDLEELRVEFLGRKGRLAQCMLDLPGMSAEDKPTAGRKANEIKAALTEIIEGRERELAAAEAGAALSRFDPTLPGRRPQQGSLHPVTLVTQEICDVFAGLGFDVVSGPEVESDWYNFEALNIPPEHPARDMQDTLYVSESIVLRTHTSPLQVRTMLARKPPVAVVAPGKVYRRDSDITHTPMFHQIEGLLADRKVSMGDLRGTLTAFVRAVFGADTRVRFRPSFFPFTEPSAEVDISCVLCGGKGHVGSEPCRVCKRTGWVEILGCGMVDPNVFAAVGYDPEEITGFAFGMGVERVAMLKYGVNDLRMFFENDVRFLEQFA; this comes from the coding sequence CTGGAATCACTGGACGACCTGGCCCGGGCGTGTGAAGAGCGCCGGGGCCAGGTTTCTTCCTTGAAGGATCTGGAGGAACTGCGCGTCGAATTCCTCGGCCGCAAGGGGCGCCTGGCCCAGTGCATGCTGGACCTGCCCGGCATGAGCGCCGAGGACAAGCCCACCGCCGGCCGCAAGGCCAACGAGATCAAGGCCGCCCTCACCGAGATCATCGAGGGCCGCGAGCGCGAGCTGGCGGCCGCCGAGGCCGGGGCCGCCCTGTCCCGCTTCGACCCCACGCTGCCCGGCCGTCGTCCCCAGCAAGGCTCCCTGCACCCCGTGACCCTGGTGACCCAGGAAATCTGCGACGTGTTCGCGGGCCTGGGCTTCGACGTGGTCTCCGGGCCCGAGGTGGAGAGCGACTGGTACAATTTCGAGGCCCTGAACATCCCGCCCGAACATCCGGCGCGGGACATGCAGGATACCCTCTACGTCTCGGAGTCCATCGTCCTGCGCACGCACACCTCGCCCCTGCAGGTGCGCACCATGCTCGCCCGCAAGCCGCCGGTGGCGGTCGTTGCCCCTGGCAAGGTCTACCGCCGCGACTCGGACATCACCCACACGCCCATGTTCCACCAGATCGAGGGCCTGCTGGCCGACCGCAAGGTGAGCATGGGCGACCTGCGCGGAACGCTCACGGCCTTCGTGCGCGCGGTCTTCGGCGCGGACACCCGGGTGCGCTTCCGGCCGAGCTTCTTCCCCTTCACCGAACCGAGCGCCGAGGTGGACATCTCCTGCGTGCTCTGCGGCGGCAAGGGGCACGTCGGCTCGGAGCCCTGCCGCGTGTGCAAGCGCACGGGCTGGGTGGAGATCCTGGGTTGCGGCATGGTCGATCCCAACGTCTTCGCCGCCGTCGGCTACGATCCCGAGGAAATCACGGGCTTCGCCTTCGGCATGGGCGTCGAGCGCGTGGCCATGCTCAAGTACGGGGTCAACGACCTGCGCATGTTCTTCGAGAACGACGTCCGGTTCCTGGAACAGTTCGCCTGA